TAATGAACTGTACAATGAATTATGTGAACTAAAAATGCAGCAAGTTGTAACTTATCAGAGTTAAAGGTTCGAAATACCCAAagagtacatttttttcattggaTCAGTCTGCTGCGAAATCCTATCACGTGACTCCCGCACATTTTCAGAATATTTGTCGAGTGTATACATCAGTTCCATTACCGGGTATCCCAATCATTTTCGAGCTAAGCGTATCTTCTTGATTAAATATCGGAAAGCAGTCACGAACAGTTCTAAGAACTCTACCACAGTAATCAATGACAGTCCGATGTACAGTCCAAGAAGACCGCCAATATCACCAAGCAGTTCTTCAATCTGTCAAAGAGATATCGAAGATATTATAGAGCCATTTCTAATTAATTGGGCACTATAACCTTTAAAGATACACAAAATAAGGATTAAATAAGCATGAATATATATGCATTATGAATTTGTACTTTACCCTACATTGATAAAATTCGAAGTTTTCAAATCGCTAACagacaggtatgtatgtatgtatgtatgtatgtatgtatgtatgtatgtatgtatgtatgtgtgtgtgtgtgtgtgtgtgtgtgtgtgtgtctgtctgtctgtctgtctgtctgtctgtctgtctgtctgtctgtctgtctgtctgtctgtctgtctgtctgtctgtctgtctgtctgtctgtctgtctgtctgtctgtctgtctgtctgtctgtctgtcagtctgtatgtatgtatgtatgtatgtatgtatgtatgtatgtatgtatgtatgtatgtatgtttatgtgtatgtatatgtgtgtgtatgcatggcAAGGTGTGCTGTTGATTCCATCCATTCCTACAGGACTTTGTATTGTTATACACATATATCACAGTGTGACGTTGATTCTGTTCTTACAGCACTTTGTAATGTGACGCATTACTGACACATTGTACTGTTGATTCCAATGGTAGCATACTTTGACATACTGTaatgttatttatatctgtTCCATTGTGTTGTTGATTCTTTTAGTACATTAGTTtgtaatagtatatatgtatatgtcacaTTGATGATTTTGACGAAATCAAAATGTATTCGGTATAAGATACATTACCAAGTAAGCCGGtacttttgttattttctgatAGTTGAGTTCATCATAGTACACTTCCAACCGTAGAAGATTGTCCCTACATGAAAAGACATAGTTCTAGTTGGTAAATTTATGATTATCTTAgtaaaaacaatttttaatgTCTGTATACCCTCGAAATGCGGTATTCATACTGTGCATTAATATTCACTTGAGCTTATCCAAATGctgacacgagaataagttttatttgtccaacttcaatagagtatctatcacctaaactaaacccgttaactaacggaacatcaaaagccaacatgtaacaacccgccaacacctacttgtcctcacccaataactcacacaataacaaccaacacctccacacacacaaaacCAACCCACctacacagacaatagtgatgatatttctattgtctgcactctatataaacagcacacccagagagtagaaaacagttgtctgatgatcgcacaatgcgtgaaactctgagttacaaccaagaaagagttccagtactaccaaaactattgcgctctgccactgcggtatagagcactgtgttagcagattgatactcaccgagttacatacgtacatacatacatacatacatacatatatatatatatatatatatatatatatatatatatatataaccaatctgaaggatctcatatccaattacttcAAATGTTGCCTCCCCATGCTCATACTATATGACAAACTGTCGTAAATCAAGTTCTCACAGGTCTGACGTCGAGGGCGCTAGTGTGCGGATAGACATACTTAGTAGTGCAAGTCAGGAGATACAGATGTTAACAAAgaaaagtataacaatattatacGTATACATACCTTAAAGACTCCTTGTCGACTACCGCATTTCGTACCTTATCATTGAAGGCACGTATAACCTTTTGTACTCCTCCCTGTGTTAACCAAACCAAAGAAACATACAAGGGAACGCTTACAACAAAAATATAGATTGTATGGCGTTTCACTGACGTGACACGTAgtgtttacacacagacacgTACAACTTCAAAtccgaagtagacaatttacAGAAGTGTACTCACAGTTGAGATACACAAGTATGTAAGTAATCGTgcatgtaataaaaaaatacttaaagGTATTAGTAGGtgagtaaacaattgaagccattaaaactATGTATGCAATCTTTTCTGTAGAGTCGATTCCTACAGCGCCTCTTTGATTAGGTACATTATTCTGTAATACTGCTGTTACTGTCACAATTTGCGGTTAAAATATGAAGATCATTCATTGAAAAAATCCCATACAATGAGGGAAACATTACAGCATCCCACTTTGCGAGTTTGTGGTCACAGGTGTATTATTGCTtcgattgccgttttcttaggaaaatatcgtacgaatcctgctgctacaaatgtatcaatatctaTACTAGTAGGAATacttttctccttacaggtaggaatatatagtcaaaaggttgttatatttagtctgtagacctggaaaacaacaatctaaggaATATCACACGCCCCTATGCTTCTGGTGTGTCGTGTAAAGGTAATGAATATAGCCACATGATGCAGATGATAGGTTCTTTATCAGCTGCTCAGTTTTATGTGATATTAATCGGTGTATCTCTAAAGATAGGGTGCTGAGACTGTGTGAAATCTGTCAGGGTGAAGACTTACCACGTGTTTGTTGGAAGGCCATTGCGCCTGTGACAATGTTTTACTGTACTGCACGTCCCTAGAAAAGGAATCAAATTAAAAGGTGTTGATTATTTATTAGTAAAAcaatacacaaactaaaaacgTCCAGAGTGACTAAAACACCTAAAAGGTGTTTTAACCATATACCCGGCTTCTGTTAAAGTAACGTCGTGAAAGGTATTGTGATTGAAGAGACTATATAAGAATGATTTGTCACAACATCACTTACTTGCATGGTTCCTTACAATCACTGGACAGGAGACCACGTTGATAAAAGAACTGCATTAGCTGACGACACATTTCTGCGTTAAGAGAATAAAAATGAACGGTACATTACGGTGATGAGATGACACTTATTCTAATTTCTATTGTGCACCCGTCATCTATAGCTAATAACTTTCCGTCTTAAATGGTATATTCAATTAAAAAACGATTCAGTATTTAGTCATACAAGGCATTGACTGAATTGACTTAAGAAATGTTACAAATCGTAAACGCGCTAGGACCATTAAAGGCAAATTAGGTGATTTGAAAATGCTAAACGCTGCCGTTGCAATTAATTACTTATTTTATATCGGAAATGCCGCGGTAATTAaccctaattactaaaaatagaaatgttattaagcagaattatttgtaaaaatgatgcTTGATTTCTGTGCGGAACCCCCGTATATTTTGGACCCTTGACAATTCATGAAAATTTCTATCAGTATTACTCACACCTGAATTATTAATTAAAACATGCAGACGAAAAGCCCGGATGGAATTCATTTAATATCAAAAAAATGAATGAGATATCCTCACGTCTACTTAATTTGAAAAGTTTGTATTTCTTGTTAGTTTATTATGGAAGATGGTACCATAAAATATGGTTAGGTATATAACACCTACCTTCATCCTCATACAGTATCTGGCACATTGGTCCTTCCACGTAAATTGTATCAACACAACCACACTCCCGCAGTATGTATTCATGTACCTTGGACTTATGACATGCCTGCCAGGAAGCATTCCATGAAAGAGTGTTAGGATGGAAATAAAATTACCATGTTGTTAAATCATAGAATATTCAGCGACAGAAATGGACTCGATTTACTTCTGTATACTATCAGTTAATCTCGAGCgtatttcaaatcaattatatatgtcttttaaaaaaattcaaattgtaatgaaataaatataatgtaaagTTATTGGGAAATTATAATGGAAACTAATTTTCTTTTGTTGTCAAATTTCacacttttattttgttgttgtacatggAGACATTGATCACACATTAATGAATTATTCAATCAGTAAGTCATATACTGATTAAACATCCACTATGCCAAAGGGCCATAGCaatatattaatttcaaattgtatCATATTACTTTGCAGTAACTACAGCTCTAACCAGAAATTTGTGTCTAATATGAAAATTGCTATGGTGACATAATTTTAAAGTTACCATTAACTTCGGAATAAATAGTTGTAAGCCTCCGTGTATACCGTCTAGCACGTTCTATTAACTCAGGTTTgcttaaatatatattataatataaaacaGTAGTAGAGTGCATTATATAAACTAACATTAATCGAAAATTTTACGAACAGTTTTATTTAGAATATCATTATGTGAATAATTAGCAATGTCTTAGTCTTTcatcagtttttttttctggcgCAGATTATATGTCTCAAAAATCCTTACATCCACGGACTGATACAGATGATAGTCAcatcaatatttaaaaagttTAACGTAAAACTAGAAGATTGTCACACAGAAGAAATAAACACATGGTTTCATTTGAGAAGTACTTACCAAATCTGAATAATTGTAGCCATTCCCAAATATAGATGAGAACTTTTTATGATTTGTACAGTTGGTGTAGGGAGCATCTGGGCTTTGTACCATGTCCTACCGAATGATAGAACGTAAGGTAAACACGCGATAACACAATAatcttcaatatttttgttcattcttATCAGTTTCCGATGTAGTGTTCAATGTTTTCGTCAATGTGTAACTATATTGAGCTTCTGACAAAAATTGTCACTCtctttctcccccccccccttcttctACAATTTTTAATTCTAAGTAAGCTTTTCTTCTGTTTTTATTCTTGAAATAGAGGCCAAATGACTTAAAATCATTACCAAGAATAAACGAATTTGTTCAAATATCTGTGTGGTAACATGAGAGTCGTATTTACCCTTCGTAGTCCAATGGAAGTCTTTAACCCAGGTGCTACTGTGATTGCTTCATCTTCTGGGAATGGTATGATATCAGGTTGATGAATCAATACTCGTACACCAGCTTCCTGTCCATACAGTGGTATGTATTCATCTTGTTCGATGAATAAAGTTAATTTCAGTCCTAAGGAAGATTTGTATAGGTTTAGCCAATTTTCAGcagcgacgacgacgacgacaacaacaacaacaacaacaacaacaacaacaacaacaacaacaactacaactactactactactactactactactactactactacgtagctacaacaataacaacactaTTACTATTGTCAACAGCATATGCTCTGATTTGCCATAATTCGGCCGTGCGGATGATACAATTAAACTTGAATTGGGCATACCCAGTTTCCTAAGTCTGTTTTGGTATAAATTGCCGAATGTTATAACACAGATGTCAATTGATGGAGTTAATCAAAGAACAAGAtaataaaactgtacatttacaaacaATACGACTAACCATATTTTGATCCAGGTCTCATTGAGCTCCGTCGTGAGTGGCCAGTTAGTTGCCAACTATTGAACGTGAAGCAGTTTCCATAGTTGTCATTTTGAAACACATAAAAATCACTGAAAACAACAATGTTGTATAcgttaaaatatatttactgcGACAATTAGGTGAGTATGGAATTTGGGGTTGGCGACACATCGGGTTTTATGTAGCATTTCACCTTTTTGttacataaacaaaatgaaGACAGTGACCACACGtctataaaatgatacattttaattcCTTGAGAACACAAATCGACATCAATGTCGGATGAGACAAGGAActgcttatttgcatattgcattcacagtgagataaaatgtaacatttgcaTGTGTAATATTTGTGTCAGTATTTTGCCTTACTAAAACATTCCTGTGAGACATATAAAACACTGTCATATAATTGGAAATCTATACTCTATCTTCATTTTCGTAGTAACGTTCATATCTATAACCATGCCTCATACTAGATCTTACCTTGCATTACAAGCTATGTCCTCAAAACTACATTGAAGTATCATATCCTCGGCCTGGTGTCCATATTTGGCAAGCTCCTCTTTTGACAATTTCAGCACATTTCGAAGGTCACTATAGTCCGGACTTGAGCTGAAGGTTAAGAACCCTACGAATATATCAATATCGACCAGAATTAGAATCAAGCAGTTCATTTGTACAAACTTGATAATCTCTGATATTAGGCACGATTATTTTAACAGTTGACAATAAGTAATTCGCTTTAACTTTTAATTAGTATCGAGAAAATTTAGTTGAGTGGATTAGGGTCGGGGTGGTTTATTGGTGAGAAAGAATGTTACATATAAACATTATTAATGCACACAAAATTTAGTTGCTACTGGGAATAGTATAATTTATGATTTCTTTTATGTTTTAACTGTTTTATCACgattttatactgtattgtattgttttgtaagTGTAACGTTTTGTCTTAAGTTAGtcatttaaaaatgttttaacaaTACAAAGACACTGCTCGGCTTTACAGTAGTTTGCTTAAATAGAGcattctaatctaatctaatctaatctaatctaatctaatctaattatCTCCTACAATTATCCTCACTAGAAATTCTCGAACTAACTTTGAATGTGTGAAATTGTGTAAATCTTTTACTTTATTACTCGAGCATAGGGCCTCGGTTGTAGACTGCTTCTCATCACCAAGATAAATATTTAGTTTACAAAGAGTCAATCTCCATTTTTCAACAATCACACAGATacaatatattgttattatgacTTTGTTACTCACCTTGCCAATCTGGAGGACTCTCTGTTAGAACTCGTTCAAACCCGTATTTCTTGTAATAACTCGTTATGAATTCATCGTAAAGTTGTGGATCATCAGAGATGTGTCTAAAACGGTCAAGCAGGCTCATACTTTGAGGCATTTCACCTATGAACATAATATAGTAGTGTTGTGATACTTGAAGTGATGAAGCCATGCACTAGAATCGTCTAAATAGCTTGATAGCGTAGGTGActgtttatacatacatacatacatacatacatgcatacatacatacatacatacatacatacatacatacatacatacatacatacatacatttgtatgtatacatgtgtatacctCCGGCATAGTTGTAACTATGCATATCAAGGTGTAATGAGAATAGTGTAAATAGATGCAATAAAGGATATTGAAAACAAGGAAAATATATTACGATGCAGACTATATGATGGATTATTGTTCGGTAGTTcacttgtatgtttgtttgtttgtatgtatgtatgtatgtatgtatgtatgtatgtatgtatgtatgtatgtatgtatgtatgtatgtatgtatgtatgtatgtatgtatgtacattttgtatgtatgtatgcatgcatgtatgtatgtatgtatgtatgtatgtatgtatttatgtatgtatgtacgtacgtatgtacgtatgtatgtatgtatgtatgtatgtatgtatgtatgtatgtatgtatgtatgtatgtatgtatgtaatatgtatgtatgtatgtatgtgtgtatgtccgtctgtctgcctgtttcaTTAGGTTAATTAAACATAAATTTGCTACTCGATTAAGAACAAAATGTTAATGAACACCAACGGTTAATTTAAACTCCATTTTcgataattatattattccatttGATAAAAATTTCATTAGAGAGATTAACAGCCGCTGGTAAAACGTTTTCGAGATACTAGCAACGAACGGGAATTAAGCATTACTTATATTAGGCCATATCATTGTATTGGAAACCTACCATCTATAGGCATCCCACACATGCCTTCAGTGCAATGTTCTTCAGTGTTAGGCTTTCTGCCCTGGCAAAATCTGTCATCTATCTTCATCTTCTTATTTCTGCTCCAACACACGACACGCCTGAACCGCATTCCAAATCCACATGCAACTGAGCACTGAAATGTAAAATCGAGAGAGCTGCCAGTGAAGTTTCCCATGCAATCACCCAAACTAAGATGGAACGTAAAGTGTGTCTTACAAAAATGTTATCAGATTAGCGACTCTCAAAAAgtatgtgtattgtgtatagaGAGTCAGATACGGTGAGATGTGGAAATGTGGAAATGTGGACAATTCAATTCTAAACGGGAATCTCCCGCTAGATCAACTAACTATCTTACATATATCTCGCATAGTTCTAGCGATTACAACAAAAGAGAGAGAATATCCCTGTGTTGaagagtgagacagacagacagacagacagacagacagacagacagacagacagacagacatcataATCACCCCTTCGGATGATCGATTACATGGTAATTACTAACCTTACCCCAGAGAGACAGTTGCCATGATGACTATTTACCTCACCCCAGGGAGACAGTTGCTATTGTGACTACTTACCATACCCCAGGGAGACAGTTGCCACGTTCCACAGGGTACAAAATCATAAGTAGCACGATATCCCTTCTTCGACACAACCATGTCAGAATGGAATAGTAAATACACCTCACTGGTAGCAGATATCCATCGAAAGCCGGACTGCTCACCACAGAGTCGTTGCATACTATCATCTCTAGAAACAGGCACGTCGCCATActtgataatatataataaaagacACAATGAAATATAGGTAATAACTATGACTTAATGTGTACAATGAATATTGAAAATACTTGATATGGAAGTGAATTGTTTGTGTCTTgggtttgtgtttgtatgtatgtatgtatgtatgtatgtatgtatgtatgtatgtatgtatgtatgtatgtatgtatgtatgtatgtatgtatgtaatgtatgtatgtaatgtatgtatgtatgtatgtatgtatgtatgtatgtatgtatctatatttgtttgtttgtctgtttgtctgtttgtttgtttgtttgtttgtttgtttgtctgcttgttattttgtttgtttcaggCAAATTGTACATGCAATTACCGTTGGCATCGTTCATAAGACTTAGTTAAAATTATACCAATTCCACTTTTGAGTTCAGCCAATGATGgctaagtatgcttcagtatgCATAATACTGTCAATGTCCtgtaaatatgaaacaaaaagtaCACCAAAAATGGTAAAACTCAGTCTGAGCCCCTTCAGATAATTGCCCTTAATGTTAAAAGTATCGACGAACAAATGGTactttgttgtgttgtatacGTGTGTATATCTTACCTCTAAGTAATCTTTATGACATTCGTAGCTATCCACAATATCAAATTCTTCGAACATGATATCTATACAACCGCCCTCTTCGTTGACAATCGTCATACTGCAGTCCTTGTTCGGAGGGTACTCTTGAGGATAATCGGGCGATGTAATTTCCTTACAGCAGTCATTTAATGTACGCCCACAGTAATCAACTGCCAATTTATAAAGAGGggcaaaataattaattttgccGCACATGGTACAGATTGTGCGAACTTCCTCGAAAATAAATTAAGCTGCTTAGACAGAGGTTTAAAGTTTTAACTTTCGGTTCCTCTAGCGTACATTTGACTTTCCGATGGTTGGCGCAAAATAGATGCATATATTTGCATCTTCTCGATCAAATTAGGCAAATTTACTGCCTATTCAGTTAGCAAATATTTCGaatcattcaaatatatatatatagcaaataAAGAAGAGCGTTAGGTTACAACAGGATACACCTCTTCGTGATGACGTTTAACGTGAATATCACGTGAAGTGGTATTTCGCGTTCAAAGCAATCAAGAACGATTGATCCGGGCATCGATGTGACAAGACGCTGTATTAACTTAGTTTATAGTACGCATGCGCATACGCATAATTAACAGTCTGCATGTCATTAGAAACTGTCTGATGATTGTATTAAACAACATGAAAGATTCCATTTGGAAAACCGTGAGAACACACAATCAATAAATAACACATAGCATGCCATAGACAAAACTATCTCTATCGGCGTAACTACTTTATGTAGGGACAGGAATAACAATCTAACCGAGCTGTTCAATTGTTTCTCCGGGGTTGTTCGATCATTTAACCGGGCTTCTTCACAAACTTACACGGTCCACTGATTGAAACAAGGGCATAAtattattttaccatattttcACTCTCTTTAATTGCGGTGCAAATCCTTAGCAAAACCTTAACACTATCTTTTGAGCTATAATGAAGTatgaaataacacaacacaCTTTAAAACATCgaaaacaaatttatatttgaaattcCAAATTTCTATGTGTTCTcctttacttatttttttttacagagtaGTCGTAGTAAATTAAATGTTGTTTTACCTCCAGGACAATATTGCATA
This portion of the Glandiceps talaboti chromosome 7, keGlaTala1.1, whole genome shotgun sequence genome encodes:
- the LOC144437595 gene encoding uncharacterized protein LOC144437595: MELQNLNHNRQDVFVATKENVETMEPVSKNCGRLITEFGETTTLHGLPRIIIAKSLLGKLIWSAVFVVALCAFIYQGFELVKLYVQFDVRVNIEVGTAPFLPFPAVTLCNTNKLRLSEIEKSEHGLLARTDPEHEDTIHRLLSYEKYDNCLPGDFECRDGVRCIKPHLRCDGYYHCWDGLSDELNCTYPKCGTQQFDCKRAGPHGVCINEDKLCDGVHHCQGGEDEMNCPVCSGGTACDFGLETSGYKCIPDINLCDRFPDCIDGTDEESCSNVNHCANAYLETSQSSRVLYSPNYPSDYDSDIQCQITVTTPPWTYDGLCILLSFLELDIEPSENCTNDYIQFEDPYNPMITTRSCGSRLPTSWMSSSNEALITFVSNAKSTGRGYRIQYSEFPCPSKSTYWEKSPWIECSATCGGGIHFRAVTPKGCEDVPPDSCIIAGTLPTSEETCNMQYCPGVDYCGRTLNDCCKEITSPDYPQEYPPNKDCSMTIVNEEGGCIDIMFEEFDIVDSYECHKDYLEYGDVPVSRDDSMQRLCGEQSGFRWISATSEVYLLFHSDMVVSKKGYRATYDFVPCGTWQLSPWGMCSVACGFGMRFRRVVCWSRNKKMKIDDRFCQGRKPNTEEHCTEGMCGMPIDGEMPQSMSLLDRFRHISDDPQLYDEFITSYYKKYGFERVLTESPPDWQGFLTFSSSPDYSDLRNVLKLSKEELAKYGHQAEDMILQCSFEDIACNASDFYVFQNDNYGNCFTFNSWQLTGHSRRSSMRPGSKYGLKLTLFIEQDEYIPLYGQEAGVRVLIHQPDIIPFPEDEAITVAPGLKTSIGLRRDMVQSPDAPYTNCTNHKKFSSIFGNGYNYSDLACHKSKVHEYILRECGCVDTIYVEGPMCQILYEDEEMCRQLMQFFYQRGLLSSDCKEPCKDVQYSKTLSQAQWPSNKHVGGVQKVIRAFNDKVRNAVVDKESLRDNLLRLEVYYDELNYQKITKVPAYLIEELLGDIGGLLGLYIGLSLITVVEFLELFVTAFRYLIKKIRLARK